The Saccopteryx leptura isolate mSacLep1 chromosome 2, mSacLep1_pri_phased_curated, whole genome shotgun sequence genome has a window encoding:
- the BEST3 gene encoding bestrophin-3 isoform X2, whose amino-acid sequence MFLISSSVHGSDEHGRLLRRTLMRYVNLTSLLIFRSVSTAVYKRFPTMDHVVEAGFMTSDERKLFDHLKSPHLKYWVPFVWFGNLAAKARKEGRIRDSVDLQSLMTEMNRYRSWCSLLFGYDWVGIPLVYTQVVTLAVYTFFFACLIGRQFLDPTVGYAGHDLDLYIPIFTLLQFFFYAGWLKVAEQLINPFGEDDDDFETNWCIDRNLQVSLLAVDEMHMSLPKMKKDIYWDDSAARPPYTLAAADYCIPSFLGSTVQMALSESDFPGEEWLWDSEKHGHRHSMIRRVKRFLSAHEHPSSPRGRRFGRQASESSTLFPPYDLSPTRDLLDVPALSPRRAAASRRQFSPEGSLKLHSSLGELSTIRETSRTSTLQSLSPQSSVRTSPVKMPQVPEVRITAPGPTSDDHHDSTASIQSYEFTGVQPSSAGQQEDPVGLILFPSGEGTPPQGPSRQTVSAKAETDIFRFASEQDPFEDGTFPKRWSLPGFLESSHTSLAGQGLEPTNPEPTLLLDTETSSEASGINFVASSQASPDVLYLMKTLDTKETDIIEFTNEQTKESPRGKPESSRNSF is encoded by the exons ATGTTCCTCATCTCCAGCAGTGTTCACGGCAGCGACGAGCACGGGCGCCTGCTCAGACGGACGCTGATGCGCTATGTCAATCTCACATCCCTGCTCATCTTCCGCTCGGTGAGCACCGCCGTGTACAAACGCTTTCCGACCATGGACCACGTGGTGGAAGCAG GTTTTATGACAtcagatgaaagaaaattatttgaccatctCAAATCTCCTCACTTGAAATACTGGGTTCCCTTCGTCTGGTTTGGAAATCTGGCAGCTAAAGCCCGGAAGGAAGGTAGAATCAGAGACAGTGTTGATCTGCAATCACTGATGACT GAAATGAACCGATACCGCTCTTGGTGCAGCCTCTTGTTCGGTTATGACTGGGTTGGGATCCCACTGGTTTACACCCAG GTTGTCACTCTGGCTGTCTACACCTTCTTCTTTGCGTGCCTGATTGGACGCCAGTTTTTGGATCCCACCGTAGGCTACGCGGGGCATGACTTAGATCTTTACATTCCAATCTTTACTCTCCTCCAATTCTTCTTCTATGCAGGATGGCTCAAG GTAGCTGAGCAACTCATCAACCCTTTTGGAGAAGATGATGACGATTTTGAAACTAACTGGTGCATTGACAGAAATTTGCAG GTCTCTCTTTTGGCTGTGGATGAAATGCACATGAGCTTACCCAAGATGAAGAAGGATATTTACTGGGACGATTCTGCCGCTCGGCCACCATATACACTGGCAGCTGCTGACTACTGCATACCCTCATTTCTGGGGTCGACAGTCCAGATGGc GTTGTCCGAGTCCGACTTCCCCGGCGAGGAGTGGCTGTGGGACTCCGAGAAACACGGCCACCGCCATTCCATGATTAGACGAGTCAAGAGGTTCCTGAGCGCCCACGAGCACCCGTCCAGCCCGCGGGGCCGGCGCTTCGGGAGGCAGGCCAGCGAGAGCTCCACGCTCTTCCCCCCGTACGACCTCAGCCCGACCAGGGACCTGCTGGACGTGCCCGCCCTAAGCCCCCGCCGCGCCGCCGCCTCCCGCAGGCAGTTCTCCCCAGAGGGCAGCCTCAAGCTGCACTCCAGTCTGGGAGAACTGTCCACGATCAGGGAGACCAGCCGGACAAGCACCTTGCAGAGCCTGAGCCCACAGTCCAGTGTGAGGACCTCCCCCGTCAAAATGCCGCAGGTCCCCGAGGTACGGATCACAGCACCCGGGCCCACGTCAGATGACCACCATGATTCCACTGCCTCCATCCAGAGCTATGAGTTCACTGGGGTCCAGCCAAGCAGCGCTGGGCAGCAAGAAGACCCCGTGGGACTGATTCTGTTCCCCTCAGGGGAGGGGACACCTCCTCAAGGCCCCAGCCGCCAGACTGTTTCAGCCAAAGCTGAGACCGACATCTTCAGGTTTGCTTCTGAGCAAGACCCTTTTGAGGATGGCACGTTCCCGAAAAGGTGGAGCCTCCCGGGGTTCCTGGAGTCCAGCCATACCTCCCTGGCGGGCCAAGGTCTGGAGCCCACGAACCCTGAGCCAACTCTGTTACTTGACACAGAAACATCCTCAGAGGCCAGTGGAATCAACTTTGTGGCTAGCTCTCAAGCCTCTCCTGATGTGCTGTATCTAATGAAAACCCTAGACACCAAGGAAACGGATATCATAGAATTCACCAATGAGCAAACAAAGGAATCGcccagaggaaagccagaaagtTCTAGGAACTCGTTCTAG